A genomic window from Variovorax paradoxus includes:
- a CDS encoding AraC family transcriptional regulator, whose amino-acid sequence MLQPPVTIPIAFVHGMLSGIRARGGEALVDIDTTLEDAGIAPALLDETGARITAEQYVALFALLMDRMDDEALGFLTRRLRRGSFALMTRSTLGARTFEVALRRVAHTFSLLQDDLSLVLLHEGPLAGFGVRLNIQPATHQNFLHELMLRVYWRLFAWLHGGRLVARRFDFGFELPPYADGYAKVFPGPLQFGQPLSAVWFDASALETPVHRDAQEMQVFLAAAPANVILPRLAEQAVSARVRAVLQQHRPAWADLAATASVLHMSVSTLQRHLATEGTSFQALKDQLRRDLAIVRLNTSTVPLAALAEELGFADSAAFQRAFKAWTGGAPGSYRRAGPPP is encoded by the coding sequence ATGCTGCAACCGCCCGTCACCATTCCGATCGCCTTCGTCCACGGCATGCTGTCGGGCATTCGTGCGCGCGGCGGCGAGGCGCTGGTCGATATCGACACGACACTGGAAGACGCGGGCATCGCACCCGCGTTGCTCGACGAAACCGGCGCGCGCATCACCGCCGAGCAGTACGTGGCGCTCTTCGCACTGCTGATGGACCGGATGGACGACGAGGCACTGGGCTTTCTCACCCGGCGCCTGCGCCGCGGCAGCTTTGCGCTGATGACGCGCTCCACGCTGGGCGCGCGCACCTTCGAGGTGGCGCTGCGCCGTGTGGCTCACACCTTCAGCCTGCTGCAGGACGACCTCTCGCTGGTGCTGCTGCACGAAGGCCCGCTCGCGGGCTTCGGCGTGAGGCTGAACATCCAGCCCGCCACGCACCAGAACTTTCTGCACGAGCTGATGCTGCGGGTGTACTGGCGGCTGTTCGCGTGGCTGCACGGCGGCCGGCTGGTGGCGCGCCGCTTCGACTTCGGTTTCGAGCTGCCGCCCTATGCGGACGGCTACGCCAAGGTGTTCCCGGGGCCGCTGCAGTTCGGCCAGCCGCTGTCGGCCGTGTGGTTCGACGCCAGCGCGCTCGAAACGCCGGTGCACCGCGACGCGCAGGAGATGCAGGTTTTTCTGGCGGCCGCGCCGGCCAATGTGATCCTGCCGCGGCTGGCCGAGCAGGCGGTGAGCGCGCGGGTGCGTGCGGTGCTGCAGCAGCACCGCCCGGCATGGGCCGACCTGGCGGCCACGGCGAGCGTGCTGCACATGTCGGTCAGCACGCTGCAGCGGCACCTGGCGACCGAGGGCACCTCGTTCCAGGCGCTGAAAGACCAGTTGCGGCGCGACCTTGCCATCGTGCGGCTCAACACCAGCACCGTGCCGCTCGCGGCACTGGCCGAGGAGCTGGGCTTTGCCGACAGCGCGGCGTTCCAGCGGGCGTTCAAGGCGTGGACGGGCGGCGCGCCGGGGTCGTACCGGCGAGCCGGACCGCCCCCCTGA
- a CDS encoding LysR family transcriptional regulator, which yields MSLVSTTSLRYFAEVVRTGSIRAASENLYVAASAISRQLAMLEDSLGAPLLERRQGRGKVKLTAAGEILMRYHKNIVKESGRLHSEIEALQGLKRGHVNFGMPESLTRDFMPQFFSGFAKRYPGISFSVKVSGSPTLAEMLLEDDLDACFTFGDIAFQDLSMVYTRLLPLYVLVPTGHPLEGYKSLRLSDCAEYSLSSLDSSLWAKQQYDEMLAKAKIRPRIALETNSYELMRNVAAEGMCLTFTTTPLEDPFGRPRAGSYVPLKDPRARPQRLALCVHKGRSLPIPVAAFLSELTVALEEAEQRAEHRRPAA from the coding sequence TTGAGTCTTGTCTCCACGACCTCGCTTCGGTACTTCGCCGAAGTCGTTCGCACCGGTTCGATCAGGGCGGCTTCCGAGAACCTGTACGTCGCGGCATCCGCCATCAGCAGGCAACTCGCCATGCTCGAGGACTCGCTGGGCGCACCTTTGCTGGAGCGGCGCCAGGGGCGCGGCAAGGTCAAGCTCACGGCGGCCGGCGAGATCTTGATGCGCTATCACAAGAACATCGTCAAGGAGTCCGGGCGGCTGCATTCCGAGATCGAGGCACTGCAGGGTCTCAAGCGGGGCCACGTCAATTTCGGCATGCCCGAATCGTTGACACGCGACTTCATGCCGCAGTTCTTCTCCGGCTTTGCCAAGCGCTATCCGGGCATCTCATTCAGCGTGAAGGTCAGCGGCAGTCCCACGCTGGCGGAGATGCTGCTGGAAGACGACCTCGACGCCTGCTTCACCTTCGGGGACATCGCATTCCAGGATCTTTCGATGGTCTATACGCGGTTGCTGCCGCTGTACGTGCTGGTGCCCACCGGGCATCCGCTCGAGGGCTACAAGTCGCTGCGGCTTTCGGATTGCGCCGAGTACAGCCTGTCGTCGCTCGACTCGTCGCTGTGGGCCAAGCAGCAGTACGACGAGATGCTCGCCAAGGCGAAGATCCGGCCGCGCATCGCTCTGGAGACCAATTCGTACGAACTCATGCGCAACGTGGCGGCCGAAGGCATGTGCCTCACGTTCACGACCACGCCGCTGGAAGACCCGTTCGGGCGTCCCAGGGCCGGCTCCTATGTGCCGCTGAAAGACCCGCGCGCCAGGCCGCAGCGCCTGGCGCTGTGCGTGCACAAGGGCCGCAGCCTGCCGATACCGGTGGCCGCATTTCTCTCGGAACTCACGGTTGCGCTGGAAGAGGCGGAGCAGCGCGCCGAACACCGGCGGCCCGCCGCCTGA
- a CDS encoding long-chain-fatty-acid--CoA ligase, with protein sequence MYLTQGLHRAVQQRPDAIAVRFAGRARSFRDFAERVARLAGALQRLGMQAGDRVAMLSLNSDRYLEYQMAVPWGGGVLNPCNIRWSAAEILYSLEDSGSSILLVDETFRPVVEQMRGQSKSLREVVYCGDGPVPPGMHSYEGLIDAAQPVPDAVRRGEDLAGIFYTGGTTGFPKGVMLSHTNICNSALAAQAEGLAPAGGCYLHAAPMFHLADMGLATPHWFAGNTHAIIPMFTPEGVLNAIERDHVTSLLLVPTMIQMLVDHPAMREPRDLSSLKNITYGASPISEAVLNRAMEAFPGVGFVQAYGMTELSPIATLNPAYFHTAEGRKHGKLRSAGRAAVCMEVRIVDADDKEVPRGTVGEVAVRGPNVMQGYWNKPEQTAAALRDGWMHTGDGAYMDDDGFIFVVDRLKDMIISGGENVYSAEVENAINQHPAVAACAVIGIPSEEWGEAVHAALVLKPGQAIKPEELIAHCKTLIANYKCPRSVAILDALPLSGAGKVLKTKLREPFWQDRQRGVA encoded by the coding sequence ATGTACCTCACCCAGGGCCTTCACCGGGCCGTGCAGCAGCGCCCCGATGCCATCGCCGTGCGTTTTGCCGGCCGTGCACGGAGCTTTCGCGACTTTGCCGAACGGGTCGCGCGCCTTGCTGGCGCGCTGCAGCGGCTGGGCATGCAGGCGGGCGACCGCGTTGCCATGCTGTCGCTCAACTCCGACCGCTATCTCGAATACCAGATGGCCGTGCCCTGGGGCGGCGGCGTGCTTAACCCCTGCAACATCCGCTGGTCGGCCGCCGAGATTCTTTACTCGCTGGAAGACTCGGGCTCCAGCATCCTGCTGGTCGACGAGACCTTCCGGCCCGTGGTCGAGCAGATGCGCGGCCAGTCGAAGAGCCTGCGCGAAGTCGTCTACTGCGGCGACGGCCCGGTGCCGCCCGGCATGCACAGCTACGAAGGCCTGATCGACGCCGCCCAGCCGGTGCCTGATGCCGTGCGCCGTGGCGAGGACCTGGCCGGCATCTTCTACACCGGCGGTACCACCGGTTTCCCCAAGGGCGTGATGCTGAGCCACACCAACATCTGCAACTCGGCACTCGCAGCGCAGGCCGAAGGCCTGGCCCCGGCCGGCGGCTGCTACCTGCATGCCGCGCCGATGTTCCACCTGGCTGACATGGGCCTGGCCACGCCGCACTGGTTTGCGGGCAACACGCACGCGATCATTCCGATGTTCACGCCCGAGGGCGTGCTCAACGCCATCGAGCGTGACCACGTCACCAGCCTGCTGCTGGTACCCACCATGATCCAGATGCTGGTGGACCACCCCGCCATGCGGGAGCCGCGCGACCTGAGCAGCCTGAAGAACATCACCTACGGTGCCTCGCCAATCTCCGAGGCCGTGCTGAACCGCGCGATGGAGGCCTTTCCGGGTGTCGGGTTCGTGCAGGCCTATGGCATGACCGAGCTGTCGCCCATCGCTACGCTCAACCCCGCGTACTTCCACACGGCCGAAGGCCGCAAGCACGGCAAGCTGCGCTCGGCGGGCCGCGCCGCCGTGTGCATGGAAGTGCGCATCGTCGATGCCGACGACAAGGAGGTGCCGCGCGGCACCGTCGGCGAAGTGGCCGTGCGCGGCCCGAACGTGATGCAGGGCTACTGGAACAAGCCCGAGCAGACGGCGGCCGCGCTGCGCGACGGCTGGATGCACACCGGCGACGGCGCCTACATGGACGACGACGGCTTCATCTTCGTGGTCGACCGGCTGAAGGACATGATCATCAGCGGCGGCGAGAACGTCTATTCGGCCGAGGTAGAGAACGCCATCAACCAGCATCCCGCGGTGGCCGCCTGCGCTGTCATCGGCATTCCGAGCGAGGAGTGGGGCGAGGCGGTGCATGCCGCGCTGGTGCTCAAGCCGGGGCAGGCAATCAAGCCCGAGGAGCTGATCGCGCACTGCAAGACGCTGATTGCCAACTACAAGTGCCCGCGCAGCGTGGCTATCCTCGACGCGCTGCCGCTGTCGGGCGCCGGCAAGGTGCTGAAGACAAAGCTGCGCGAACCCTTTTGGCAAGACCGCCAGCGAGGCGTAGCCTGA
- a CDS encoding glycosyltransferase family 61 protein translates to MTEEKIGFEHLTPASHGVTYRELRAAQASSALSPLFTLGGVPASVGQFYYGEQHLQPVGVFELEEVDVTSHGLIARDGRFLVSERMNMSEDAVRECALYGELSAHRAPAHSIAEPVVMLAGPGHLIWGHWIADFLPKLFVLQAAGIDIDRAQYLIPRNTPAFALQLLALLGIGEKQLVSYEPYSETLHLRRLIAPTLTRCASRAHPALGEAAKFLLARIEAGNGPLVPPPDCERIFLSRRAAGRDGRMLVNREDVEIWAQAAGFRIVQPEQMPLLQQIALFKGARQIIGEYGSGLHNSIFSPAGAVVCALRASAIHPGFLQSGICQAMGQAISYVFGPADAADVEQRFEIDRPDFEMALRLLQLHAADIAKASPGVQALPPAAPTPGHFAEPLRALLRRLRLKGAKAPSAGGSAAG, encoded by the coding sequence ATGACCGAAGAAAAGATTGGTTTTGAACATCTCACGCCAGCGAGTCACGGAGTGACTTACCGCGAGTTGCGGGCAGCCCAGGCATCCAGCGCGCTTTCGCCGCTCTTCACCCTTGGTGGCGTTCCCGCTTCAGTTGGCCAGTTCTATTACGGCGAGCAGCATCTGCAGCCCGTGGGCGTGTTCGAACTGGAAGAAGTCGACGTCACCTCGCATGGGTTGATCGCGCGAGATGGACGTTTCTTGGTGTCGGAACGCATGAATATGAGCGAAGATGCCGTCAGGGAGTGCGCTCTCTATGGTGAGCTCAGCGCGCATCGCGCACCTGCGCACTCCATCGCCGAGCCGGTTGTCATGCTGGCGGGGCCGGGCCATCTGATCTGGGGCCATTGGATCGCGGATTTCCTGCCGAAGCTGTTCGTCCTGCAGGCTGCGGGTATAGACATCGATCGTGCGCAGTACCTGATCCCGCGCAACACACCTGCGTTCGCGCTGCAACTGCTTGCCCTCCTGGGTATCGGCGAGAAGCAACTCGTCAGCTATGAGCCCTACTCGGAGACGCTGCACCTGCGCCGGCTGATCGCGCCCACGCTCACGCGGTGCGCGAGCCGTGCTCATCCCGCGCTGGGAGAGGCGGCGAAGTTTCTGCTCGCACGGATCGAGGCTGGAAACGGGCCGCTGGTGCCTCCGCCGGACTGCGAGCGCATTTTTCTATCGCGCCGCGCCGCTGGCCGGGACGGCAGGATGCTGGTGAACCGCGAGGATGTCGAAATCTGGGCGCAAGCCGCAGGCTTTCGCATCGTGCAACCGGAACAGATGCCGCTGCTGCAGCAGATCGCCTTGTTCAAGGGGGCGCGCCAGATCATTGGCGAATATGGCTCAGGCCTTCACAACAGCATCTTCTCGCCAGCTGGGGCGGTGGTCTGCGCGCTCAGGGCAAGCGCCATCCATCCTGGTTTTCTCCAGTCGGGCATCTGCCAGGCGATGGGGCAGGCCATCAGCTATGTCTTCGGCCCGGCTGACGCCGCCGACGTGGAGCAGCGTTTCGAGATCGACCGGCCGGACTTTGAGATGGCCTTGCGTCTGCTGCAGTTGCACGCAGCCGATATCGCCAAGGCCTCGCCCGGTGTGCAAGCTCTACCGCCTGCCGCACCGACGCCCGGGCACTTCGCCGAGCCTCTCCGCGCGTTGCTGCGTCGCCTTCGCCTGAAGGGAGCAAAGGCGCCGAGCGCTGGCGGGAGCGCCGCAGGGTAG
- a CDS encoding MaoC family dehydratase, with amino-acid sequence MNALTYDAVNIGDELPSLQLPPVNRTTLALFAGASGDHNPIHIDTDFARKAGMPDVFAQGMLGMAWLGRLITQWAPQSQLRRFDVRFQGITHLGHAVRCSGRVVEKLEHNGERCVRVEVLSANQYGQTRIAGEALVALR; translated from the coding sequence ATGAATGCCCTGACCTACGACGCCGTGAACATCGGCGACGAGCTGCCTTCGCTGCAGCTGCCGCCTGTGAACCGCACCACGCTCGCGCTGTTCGCCGGCGCCTCGGGGGACCACAACCCCATTCACATCGACACCGACTTCGCGCGCAAGGCCGGCATGCCCGACGTGTTCGCACAGGGCATGCTGGGCATGGCGTGGCTCGGGCGGCTGATCACGCAGTGGGCGCCCCAATCGCAACTGCGCCGTTTCGACGTGCGCTTCCAGGGCATCACACACCTGGGGCATGCGGTGCGGTGCAGCGGGCGCGTGGTCGAGAAGCTCGAGCACAACGGCGAGCGCTGCGTGCGCGTCGAGGTGCTCAGCGCCAACCAGTATGGGCAGACGCGCATTGCGGGCGAGGCGCTCGTCGCGCTGCGCTGA
- a CDS encoding lipid-transfer protein — MSQDVYVVGVGMIPFTKPGANQPYPQMAAHATNAALKDAGIGYELVQQAYVGYVYGDSTAGQRALYEVGMTGIPVVNVNNNCSTGSTALFLARQAVASGAADCVLALGFEHMSPGALGAVFNDRPSPFDHFESITDELVGNEQVPLALRYFGGAGLAHMQQYGTQMSTFAKIRAKASRHASNNPVALFRTVVTEDEVMAAPVMWPGVMTRLMACPPTCGAAAAIVCSARFAERHGLDRSVRIKAQAMTTDRPITFESRDMREVVGFSMAQEAAQKVYDAAGVGPQDVDVVELHDCFAHNELISYEALGLCPVGGAEKFVVDGDNTYGGKVVTNPSGGLLSKGHPLGATGLAQCTELVQQLRGTADKRQVEGARMALQHNLGLGGACVVTLYERV; from the coding sequence ATGAGTCAAGACGTCTATGTCGTCGGGGTCGGCATGATCCCGTTCACCAAGCCGGGCGCCAACCAGCCCTATCCGCAGATGGCCGCCCATGCCACGAATGCGGCGCTGAAAGACGCCGGCATCGGCTACGAGCTGGTGCAGCAGGCCTACGTGGGCTACGTGTACGGCGACTCCACCGCCGGGCAGCGCGCGCTGTATGAAGTGGGCATGACGGGCATTCCGGTCGTCAACGTCAACAACAACTGCTCCACCGGCTCGACCGCGCTGTTCCTCGCGCGCCAGGCCGTGGCCAGCGGCGCCGCCGACTGCGTGCTGGCGCTCGGCTTCGAGCACATGAGCCCCGGCGCGCTCGGCGCGGTGTTCAACGACCGGCCCAGCCCCTTCGACCATTTCGAAAGCATCACCGACGAGCTGGTCGGCAACGAGCAGGTGCCGCTCGCGCTGCGCTACTTCGGCGGTGCAGGGCTCGCGCACATGCAGCAGTACGGCACGCAGATGTCGACCTTCGCGAAGATCCGCGCCAAGGCCAGCCGCCATGCGTCGAACAACCCGGTGGCGCTGTTCCGCACCGTCGTCACCGAAGACGAGGTGATGGCCGCGCCCGTCATGTGGCCCGGCGTGATGACGCGGCTGATGGCCTGCCCGCCCACCTGCGGCGCAGCCGCGGCCATCGTGTGCTCGGCCCGCTTTGCCGAACGCCACGGGCTGGACCGCAGCGTGCGTATCAAGGCGCAGGCCATGACCACCGACCGGCCCATCACCTTCGAGAGCCGCGACATGCGCGAGGTGGTCGGCTTCAGCATGGCGCAGGAAGCCGCGCAGAAGGTGTACGACGCGGCCGGCGTCGGCCCGCAAGACGTGGACGTGGTCGAGCTGCACGACTGCTTCGCGCACAACGAACTCATCAGCTACGAGGCGCTGGGCCTGTGCCCGGTGGGCGGCGCCGAGAAGTTCGTGGTCGATGGCGACAACACTTATGGCGGCAAGGTGGTGACCAATCCGTCGGGCGGGCTGCTGTCGAAGGGGCATCCGCTCGGGGCCACGGGGCTGGCGCAATGCACGGAGCTGGTCCAGCAGCTTCGGGGCACAGCAGACAAACGGCAGGTCGAGGGTGCGCGGATGGCACTGCAGCACAACCTCGGGCTGGGCGGCGCCTGCGTGGTGACGCTCTACGAGCGCGTCTGA
- a CDS encoding isopenicillin N synthase family dioxygenase: MIQDEQKLEAPRRASAQEMPILDLGPWLAGGPIGPVVEQFKAACTNTGFFYVRNHGVPQAVIDAVFDATRRYMSLPMEERLKDRIDERFRRGFMPMGVTQHPGHKPDLKESYELGMDLPLTDPDVADGRPLHGPNRWPADKPWLEPAAMAYFNATIALGRNLLKIFASAVGKEEGFFLQYATKPMVQSRLFHYPPQESFTNLELGAAAHTDYGMLTVLAQDPIGGLELCTRGGEWVAAPYVEGTLVINLGDLVKVWTNDVYVSNRHRVANRTGKERYSIPTFFNLDYDTPVACLPEFAPGEGEPTHAPIKSGDYLVRRFATVQKYKTPAELAAAG, translated from the coding sequence ATGATCCAAGACGAACAGAAGCTCGAGGCACCCCGCAGGGCCTCCGCGCAAGAAATGCCGATTCTCGACCTGGGCCCGTGGCTGGCCGGCGGCCCGATCGGGCCGGTGGTCGAGCAGTTCAAGGCCGCATGCACCAACACCGGTTTCTTCTACGTCAGGAACCATGGGGTGCCGCAGGCCGTGATCGACGCCGTGTTCGACGCCACCCGCCGCTACATGTCGCTGCCGATGGAGGAGCGCCTGAAGGACCGGATCGACGAGCGCTTCCGGCGCGGCTTCATGCCCATGGGCGTCACGCAGCATCCGGGCCACAAGCCGGACCTGAAGGAGAGCTACGAACTCGGCATGGACCTGCCGCTGACAGACCCCGACGTGGCAGACGGGCGGCCGCTGCACGGCCCCAACCGCTGGCCTGCGGACAAGCCCTGGCTCGAGCCCGCGGCCATGGCGTACTTCAACGCCACCATCGCGCTCGGCCGCAACCTGCTGAAGATCTTCGCCTCGGCTGTCGGCAAGGAGGAAGGCTTCTTCCTGCAGTACGCCACCAAGCCGATGGTGCAGTCGCGGCTCTTTCACTATCCGCCGCAGGAGTCGTTCACCAACCTGGAGCTCGGCGCTGCCGCGCACACCGACTACGGCATGCTGACCGTGCTGGCACAAGACCCTATCGGCGGCCTTGAACTGTGTACGCGCGGCGGGGAGTGGGTGGCCGCGCCCTACGTCGAAGGCACGCTGGTCATCAACCTGGGCGACTTGGTAAAGGTGTGGACCAACGACGTCTACGTGTCCAACAGGCACCGCGTCGCGAATCGCACGGGCAAGGAGCGCTATTCGATCCCCACCTTCTTCAACCTCGACTACGACACGCCCGTGGCCTGCCTGCCCGAGTTCGCGCCCGGCGAAGGCGAGCCCACGCATGCGCCCATCAAGTCGGGCGACTACCTCGTGCGGCGGTTCGCGACCGTTCAGAAGTACAAGACGCCTGCAGAGCTTGCTGCTGCGGGGTAA
- a CDS encoding DegT/DnrJ/EryC1/StrS family aminotransferase, which produces MTNLQPASVPSFSHWEIPSQYKYPFVKPKLPALGRLEKYFEKSRQAGYFSNFGPVSYCFEEALKSYFPGRQPITCANCTVGLSAALVALRVQGAVLVPAFTFAATASAVRAAGLDVVLGDIDPRTGVLDADGVEDAVQNKGCRAVIAVRPYGIWSDLSPLEMACRKSGVPLIVDGAAALGVTKEVISDYSLPDSIEVFSLHSTKPFGVGEGGLIVAPARYEDDLRSALNFGLWADGRIPRGSGFNGKMDELTASMACATLEDIPARIKERQDYAAKLNRFSMKHGLVTFCAEGSERIAPWQCFPIRLPKEKSADRVVALCATSGLQVRRYYHPLGPIATDAESFPAAAFLSDNTVCLPVYDDCEPDTAEKVWEIFWKAVSQK; this is translated from the coding sequence ATGACCAATCTACAGCCTGCAAGTGTACCCAGTTTCAGTCATTGGGAAATTCCTTCCCAGTACAAATATCCATTCGTGAAACCGAAGCTTCCAGCGCTCGGCAGACTGGAGAAATATTTCGAAAAGTCGCGTCAGGCCGGGTATTTCTCGAACTTCGGGCCGGTGTCCTATTGCTTCGAAGAAGCATTGAAATCATATTTTCCCGGGCGCCAGCCCATCACTTGCGCCAATTGCACGGTCGGATTGTCCGCGGCGCTCGTGGCTCTCAGGGTGCAGGGCGCGGTGCTCGTTCCAGCCTTCACGTTTGCGGCAACCGCCTCCGCCGTGCGGGCGGCTGGCCTGGATGTCGTGCTCGGCGATATCGACCCCAGAACCGGCGTACTTGACGCGGACGGCGTTGAAGATGCAGTTCAGAATAAAGGTTGCCGTGCCGTGATCGCAGTGCGTCCCTACGGCATATGGTCGGACCTTTCTCCTTTGGAAATGGCGTGCAGGAAATCGGGCGTTCCTCTCATCGTCGACGGCGCGGCTGCACTGGGAGTCACGAAAGAAGTTATTTCCGACTACAGCTTGCCGGACAGTATCGAGGTTTTTTCCCTCCACTCGACGAAGCCCTTCGGGGTTGGCGAAGGAGGGCTCATCGTGGCACCCGCCCGGTACGAGGACGATTTGCGGTCGGCGTTGAATTTCGGCCTGTGGGCCGATGGACGAATTCCTCGCGGCAGCGGCTTCAATGGAAAAATGGACGAACTTACCGCATCGATGGCATGTGCAACGCTCGAGGACATTCCCGCCAGAATCAAGGAAAGGCAGGATTACGCTGCCAAGCTCAATCGATTTTCAATGAAGCACGGCCTCGTGACTTTTTGCGCCGAAGGTTCCGAGCGAATTGCGCCATGGCAATGCTTTCCAATTCGACTTCCCAAAGAAAAGAGTGCCGACCGTGTCGTCGCCTTGTGCGCAACTTCGGGTTTGCAGGTTCGACGCTACTACCACCCTCTCGGGCCCATTGCGACCGATGCCGAATCATTTCCGGCGGCGGCTTTTCTTTCAGACAATACGGTATGCCTGCCCGTTTACGACGACTGCGAACCCGATACGGCAGAAAAAGTCTGGGAAATATTCTGGAAGGCCGTGTCGCAAAAATAG
- a CDS encoding MaoC family dehydratase N-terminal domain-containing protein, whose product MIDKKWIGHELPPSVLPIERSRLQFFAKAIGETDPVYTDAAAARDAGYLDLPAPPTFLFAAELDSGASDRLLADLQIPLSKLLHGEQGFSYHRPACVGDTVTVRSTITDIYDKKNGALEFVIKTSRATNQRDELVAELRTVIVCRH is encoded by the coding sequence ATGATCGACAAGAAATGGATCGGCCACGAGCTGCCGCCTTCGGTGCTGCCCATCGAGCGCAGCCGCCTGCAATTCTTCGCCAAGGCCATCGGCGAGACCGACCCCGTCTACACCGATGCCGCCGCCGCGCGTGACGCCGGCTACCTCGACCTGCCCGCACCGCCGACCTTCCTGTTCGCGGCCGAGCTCGACTCGGGTGCGTCCGACAGATTGCTGGCCGACCTGCAGATTCCGCTGTCGAAGCTGCTGCACGGCGAGCAGGGCTTCAGCTATCACCGGCCGGCCTGCGTGGGCGACACGGTGACGGTGCGCTCCACCATCACCGACATCTACGACAAGAAGAACGGTGCGCTCGAATTCGTCATCAAGACATCGCGCGCCACCAACCAGCGCGACGAACTGGTGGCCGAGCTGCGCACGGTGATCGTCTGCCGCCACTGA
- a CDS encoding SDR family NAD(P)-dependent oxidoreductase: MTLKLGGKVALITGSGRGIGRAIALKLASEGARIVVNDLDTGPAEETIQAIRAAGGEAVACVGSVAAPDFAERFVGTAVNEFKGLDIIVNNAGYTWDSVVQKMTDEQWYAMIDVHLTAPFRILRAAQPVIRALSKSETEAGRRVVRKVVNISSVAGLFGNAGQANYSAAKAGIVGMTQTLAKEWGRMNVTVNCVAFGFIQTRLTASTAEATTANIEGREIKVGINPGLLAMMEQSIPLGRGGTPEEAAGAVYLLCAPESDYVSGQTLMCTGGLTGV, translated from the coding sequence ATGACACTCAAGCTCGGCGGCAAGGTCGCCCTCATCACAGGTTCGGGTCGCGGCATCGGCCGGGCCATCGCGCTCAAGCTCGCATCCGAAGGTGCGCGCATCGTCGTCAACGACCTCGATACCGGGCCGGCTGAAGAGACCATACAGGCCATCCGTGCTGCCGGCGGAGAAGCGGTGGCCTGCGTCGGCAGCGTGGCCGCACCGGACTTTGCCGAGCGCTTCGTCGGCACGGCGGTGAACGAATTCAAGGGTCTCGACATCATCGTCAACAACGCCGGCTACACCTGGGACAGCGTGGTGCAGAAGATGACCGATGAGCAGTGGTACGCCATGATCGACGTGCACCTCACGGCGCCGTTCCGCATCCTGCGCGCAGCGCAGCCGGTGATCCGCGCGCTGTCGAAGTCCGAGACCGAGGCGGGCCGGCGCGTTGTGCGCAAGGTGGTCAACATCTCGTCGGTGGCGGGGCTGTTCGGCAACGCGGGGCAGGCCAACTATTCGGCGGCCAAGGCCGGCATCGTCGGCATGACGCAGACGCTGGCCAAGGAGTGGGGCCGCATGAACGTCACCGTCAACTGCGTGGCCTTCGGCTTCATCCAGACGCGGCTGACCGCGAGCACCGCCGAGGCCACCACCGCGAACATCGAGGGCCGCGAGATCAAGGTGGGCATCAACCCGGGGCTGCTGGCGATGATGGAGCAGTCCATTCCGCTGGGACGCGGCGGCACGCCCGAAGAAGCCGCAGGCGCGGTGTACCTGCTGTGCGCGCCCGAATCCGACTACGTGAGCGGGCAGACGCTGATGTGCACCGGCGGGCTCACGGGGGTCTGA
- a CDS encoding enoyl-CoA hydratase-related protein: MNISEGIAWGVEEGIGRIVLKRPERANALGLVNGRALVRAIDEVLAQKPRVVLLTGEGRVFCAGGAIDEFVAAGEALPELVSEMLDSLHPALLRLSNNPAPLVVAVNGAVGGAGVGLALCGDFVLAAESMKLRTGYAAIGLSPDAGASYFLARRVGPVRAQQLLMLSDAIDSQRCLAWGAVDALHADAELAAAAEALVTRLAHGASGSFAAIKTLCAGVPGRAFDEHLALEQKLLRERAGSADAREGVAAFVAKRAPRFTVR; the protein is encoded by the coding sequence ATGAACATCAGCGAAGGTATTGCCTGGGGCGTGGAAGAGGGCATCGGCCGCATCGTGCTGAAGCGGCCCGAGCGCGCGAATGCCCTTGGCTTGGTGAACGGGCGCGCGCTGGTGCGGGCCATCGACGAAGTGCTGGCGCAGAAGCCGCGCGTCGTCCTGCTGACCGGCGAGGGCAGGGTGTTCTGCGCCGGCGGCGCCATCGATGAATTCGTGGCGGCCGGCGAGGCGCTGCCCGAGTTGGTGAGCGAGATGCTGGACAGCCTGCATCCGGCATTGCTGCGCCTGTCGAACAACCCGGCACCGCTGGTCGTGGCGGTGAACGGAGCGGTGGGCGGCGCCGGCGTGGGGCTCGCGCTGTGCGGCGACTTCGTGCTCGCCGCCGAATCGATGAAGCTGCGCACGGGCTACGCGGCCATCGGGCTGTCGCCGGATGCGGGCGCCTCGTACTTCCTCGCGCGCCGCGTGGGGCCGGTGCGTGCGCAGCAATTGCTGATGCTGAGCGATGCCATCGACAGCCAGCGCTGCCTGGCGTGGGGCGCCGTCGATGCGCTCCACGCGGATGCCGAACTCGCAGCCGCCGCCGAAGCACTCGTCACGCGGCTCGCCCATGGCGCGAGCGGGTCGTTCGCGGCCATCAAGACCCTGTGCGCCGGTGTGCCGGGCCGGGCTTTCGATGAGCATCTGGCGCTGGAGCAGAAGCTGCTGCGCGAACGTGCCGGCAGCGCCGATGCGCGCGAGGGCGTGGCGGCGTTCGTAGCCAAGCGCGCGCCGCGCTTCACCGTTCGCTGA